A genomic stretch from Mycobacterium malmoense includes:
- a CDS encoding TetR/AcrR family transcriptional regulator, with protein MNPGQAKSGFHPPQQARSRAALQRLLASAQHVLVTEGLEELTIARVAEHAGVSVGGVYRRFAGKEQLIDAVKHAFVERLEHNVAAALDKADPSLGGVVDAFTAALSETLDESGRLIPAMLAGGHSADPPEEGLRTLAGLRQRFLDTAAPHRQQVRHPDPAAALDIAFRSVIAAGAHRAAMSPWLPDGLTWPQWAREITDMITMYLTVERQNTSSAQ; from the coding sequence GTGAACCCTGGGCAGGCGAAATCGGGATTCCACCCGCCCCAGCAGGCGCGCAGTCGCGCCGCCCTGCAACGGTTGCTCGCCTCGGCCCAACACGTCCTGGTCACTGAGGGGCTCGAAGAGCTCACGATCGCCCGCGTCGCCGAACACGCCGGGGTCTCCGTCGGCGGCGTCTACCGACGGTTCGCAGGCAAAGAGCAACTAATCGACGCCGTCAAGCACGCGTTCGTGGAGCGACTCGAACACAACGTGGCCGCGGCACTCGACAAGGCGGACCCGTCGCTGGGCGGTGTGGTCGACGCCTTCACCGCGGCGCTGAGCGAGACACTGGACGAAAGCGGCCGCCTCATTCCCGCCATGCTGGCCGGTGGGCACAGTGCCGATCCCCCGGAGGAAGGGCTGCGCACGCTCGCCGGCTTGCGCCAGCGGTTCCTCGACACCGCGGCGCCTCACCGACAACAGGTCCGCCACCCGGATCCCGCCGCCGCGCTTGACATTGCGTTTCGCAGCGTGATCGCGGCCGGCGCGCACCGCGCCGCGATGTCGCCGTGGTTGCCCGACGGCCTGACGTGGCCGCAGTGGGCCCGCGAAATCACCGACATGATCACGATGTATCTGACCGTCGAACGTCAAAACACTTCTTCCGCACAGTAA
- the gatB gene encoding Asp-tRNA(Asn)/Glu-tRNA(Gln) amidotransferase subunit GatB → MSVATGPDLLDYDDVVARFDPVLGLEVHVELSTVTKMFCGCATAFGAEPNTQVCPVCLGLPGSLPVLNRTAVESAIRIGLALNCEIVPWCRFARKNYFYPDMPKNYQISQYDEPIAIDGHLDAPLEDGTTWRVDIERAHMEEDTGKLTHLGSETGRIHGATTSLIDYNRAGVPLIEIVTKPIEGAGDRAPQIARAYVTALRDLVRALDVSDVRMDQGSMRCDANVSLKPKGAAEFGTRTETKNVNSLKSVEVAVRYEMRRQGAVLASGGRITQETRHFHEAGYTSPGRAKETAEDYRYFPEPDLEPVAPSRELVERLRQTIPELPWLSRKRIQQEWGVSDEVMRDLVNAGAVELVAETVKHGASSEQARAWWGNFLVQKANEANVGLDELAITPAQIAAVVALVDEGKLSNKLARQVVEGVLAGEGEPEQVMTARGLALVRDDSVTQAAVDEALAANPDVVEKIRGGKVAAAGAIVGAVMKATRGQADAARVRELVLAACGQG, encoded by the coding sequence ATGAGTGTTGCCACCGGACCCGACCTTTTGGACTACGACGACGTCGTCGCGCGCTTTGATCCGGTGCTCGGCCTCGAGGTCCACGTCGAGTTGTCCACCGTCACCAAAATGTTCTGCGGCTGCGCCACCGCATTCGGCGCCGAACCCAACACCCAGGTGTGCCCGGTGTGCCTGGGGCTGCCCGGCTCGCTGCCGGTGCTCAACCGCACCGCGGTGGAGTCGGCGATCCGAATCGGCCTGGCGCTGAACTGCGAGATCGTGCCGTGGTGCCGCTTCGCCCGGAAGAACTACTTCTACCCGGACATGCCGAAGAACTACCAGATTTCGCAGTACGACGAGCCGATCGCCATCGACGGCCACCTGGATGCGCCCCTGGAGGACGGCACCACCTGGCGGGTGGACATCGAGCGCGCGCACATGGAGGAAGACACCGGCAAGCTCACCCACCTGGGCAGCGAGACCGGCCGCATCCACGGCGCGACGACATCGCTGATCGACTACAACCGCGCCGGCGTGCCGCTGATCGAAATCGTCACCAAGCCCATCGAGGGGGCCGGGGACCGGGCGCCGCAGATCGCCCGCGCCTATGTGACGGCATTGCGAGACCTGGTGCGCGCCTTGGACGTATCCGACGTCCGGATGGACCAGGGCTCGATGCGCTGCGACGCCAACGTGTCGCTGAAACCAAAAGGGGCCGCCGAGTTCGGCACCCGGACCGAGACCAAGAACGTCAACTCGCTGAAAAGCGTCGAGGTCGCCGTGCGTTACGAAATGCGGCGCCAGGGCGCCGTTCTGGCGTCCGGCGGGCGAATCACCCAGGAGACCAGGCACTTTCACGAGGCCGGCTACACCAGCCCGGGCCGCGCCAAGGAGACCGCGGAGGATTACCGCTATTTCCCCGAGCCCGACCTAGAACCCGTCGCACCCAGCCGCGAGCTGGTCGAGCGATTGCGGCAGACCATCCCCGAGCTACCGTGGTTGAGCCGCAAGCGAATTCAGCAGGAATGGGGCGTTTCCGACGAGGTGATGCGGGATCTCGTCAACGCCGGCGCCGTCGAATTGGTCGCCGAGACCGTCAAGCACGGCGCGTCCAGCGAGCAGGCGCGCGCCTGGTGGGGAAACTTCCTGGTGCAGAAGGCCAACGAGGCCAACGTCGGATTGGACGAGCTGGCCATCACCCCGGCCCAGATCGCCGCGGTGGTGGCGCTGGTCGACGAGGGCAAGCTGTCCAACAAGCTGGCCCGCCAGGTCGTGGAGGGTGTGCTGGCCGGGGAGGGCGAACCCGAACAGGTGATGACCGCCCGCGGTCTGGCGCTGGTGCGCGACGACTCGGTGACCCAGGCCGCCGTCGACGAGGCCCTGGCCGCCAATCCCGATGTGGTCGAGAAGATCCGCGGCGGCAAGGTCGCCGCGGCCGGCGCGATCGTCGGCGCGGTGATGAAGGCCACCCGCGGCCAAGCCGACGCGGCCCGGGTGCGCGAACTGGTGCTGGCCGCCTGCGGCCAGGGCTAG